TTGAGTATCCACCATATAAAAGCGCGATTTTAGTCAATGATTTTAACCTCTCTTTCAAGATTTATATTAAATTCGTCTAATACTTTTCTTTCGGCAAGTTCTAATAGTTTTATTAGGTCTTTAAACTCAGCATTTCCATAGTTTACAAGAAAGTTTGCATGTTTTTCAGAAAATCCTATATCGTTTATTCTATAACCTTTCAAGCCAACTGCTTCAATCAGTTTGCCGGCATATGTTCCCGGTGGATTTTTGTAAGTTGACCCGGCTGTTGGTAAATCAAGGGGTTGCTTGCTGTTTCTATCAAGCAGATGGTTTTTTATAATCTCTGATATGTTTTTATCACTTTTTCTAAGCTTTAGCTTCACTTTATAAACAAAACCTTCGTTTTGAAATTGGGAGTATCTGTAAGAGTATTTAATCTCTTCCTTTTTTGAATGATTTAGCCGTCCTTCTCTGTCTATCCACCAAACCTCTTCTATTAAATCAAAGATTTCGCTTCCGTAAGCTCCTGCGTTCATTGCAGTTGCCCCGCCAACGGTTGCAGGAATGCCGGACAGGTTTTCAAATCCTTCAAGGTTGTACTTTTTCACTACTGAAACTACGGTTTTAAAGCTTACGCCGGCTTCTGCGGTGATGTAAAAAATATCGTTTTGATTTTCTATCTCATACTTTTTTAGATTCTTAGAGTGGACAAAAACTCTATTCACAACTCCATCGGAAAAAATTAGATTGCTTCCAATTCCAAGTGGATAGATGTTATCATACTCTTTAATTAAAATAGAGATTTCTTTATGATCTTTTGGAAAATATACAATCTTTCCTTTTCCGCCAACTTTTATAGTGCAAAAATTCCTAAGGTCTATATTTTCTTGATGTTCAATTGTTTTTAAAATCATTTAATATATTTTCTACGATTTTTTCACCACTGTCAAATATCGCATATTCTTTGATTTTTTTGCTTAAACTTTCTAAGTCTTTGTTAAAAGCATCTTTTAATGCTTCTTTTAAAACTTCTTTACTTAAATCTTTTTCTTCAATCAATTCACACAAACCTAAATCTTTTAGCCATTTTACGTTGTAATACTGATGGTTTGACGCTGCATAAGGAAATGGAACAAAGATAGCGTATTTACCAAAGCATAAAATCTCGTTAACACTACTTGAACCACTACGAGAAATTACAACATCTGCAGATGTGTAAAAGTCTTCCATATTATCAACGTACTCATAAACTGTAAGATTTTCTAAATTTGGTACTTCTACCTGCCATTTTCCTTTTATAAGGATGAATTTAATATCTTTCATTTCTGAAGCTAAGGATATTGCGTTTTCAGAAAGTTTTTTTGCTCCTTGGCTGCCACCTACAACCAAAACTGTTTTCGTTTGGTTTGGCTTATACACATAATTTTTAGCTCTTTCTACGATGTTTTTTCTTAGAGGCATACCTGTTAAAACTGTTTTCTTTCTGTCAAAAAACTTATCTGTAAGTTCGAAGGTTATGAAAACTTTTTTAGCAAAGTAAGATAGAATTTTATTTGAATAAGACGGGATGGAATTTTGCTCATGTATGTACAATGGCACTTCTGCTAAAAAAGATGCAAGTCCAAGAGGTATTGATGTATAACCACCAAAGCAGATTGAAAAATCCGGCTTTTCTTTTTTTATCTGGTTGTAGACTTTAAAGGTTGTTGACAGTAGGCTAAAAACTCCTTGAATTTTGCCAATGATAGATTTTCCTCTTACTGCTTTCATTGGGTATAAAATTTTTTCATCAGCCGGAAAATCTTTTTTGCTTTCTATTCCATTTGTAGTTCCGATGTATGTAATGCTAAATCCTTTTTCTTTTAGATTTTCTGCAACGGATAAAGCAGGGTAAAAATGACCACCTGTTCCACCGCCGGAGACAAAAACTTTTTTCATCTTAAGTCCTTTGAACAAAGTTTATTTTATTAGGCTCTTTTGAAATTCTTAGTAGAATTCCTATATACAAGAAGTTCATGATCAATGAAGAACCACCATAGCTTATAAATGGTAGCGTAAAAC
The nucleotide sequence above comes from Sulfurihydrogenibium sp.. Encoded proteins:
- the murB gene encoding UDP-N-acetylmuramate dehydrogenase, which produces MILKTIEHQENIDLRNFCTIKVGGKGKIVYFPKDHKEISILIKEYDNIYPLGIGSNLIFSDGVVNRVFVHSKNLKKYEIENQNDIFYITAEAGVSFKTVVSVVKKYNLEGFENLSGIPATVGGATAMNAGAYGSEIFDLIEEVWWIDREGRLNHSKKEEIKYSYRYSQFQNEGFVYKVKLKLRKSDKNISEIIKNHLLDRNSKQPLDLPTAGSTYKNPPGTYAGKLIEAVGLKGYRINDIGFSEKHANFLVNYGNAEFKDLIKLLELAERKVLDEFNINLEREVKIID
- the murG gene encoding undecaprenyldiphospho-muramoylpentapeptide beta-N-acetylglucosaminyltransferase, whose translation is MKKVFVSGGGTGGHFYPALSVAENLKEKGFSITYIGTTNGIESKKDFPADEKILYPMKAVRGKSIIGKIQGVFSLLSTTFKVYNQIKKEKPDFSICFGGYTSIPLGLASFLAEVPLYIHEQNSIPSYSNKILSYFAKKVFITFELTDKFFDRKKTVLTGMPLRKNIVERAKNYVYKPNQTKTVLVVGGSQGAKKLSENAISLASEMKDIKFILIKGKWQVEVPNLENLTVYEYVDNMEDFYTSADVVISRSGSSSVNEILCFGKYAIFVPFPYAASNHQYYNVKWLKDLGLCELIEEKDLSKEVLKEALKDAFNKDLESLSKKIKEYAIFDSGEKIVENILNDFKNN